CCTCGTGGAAGGCGGGGAACGTCTTGCGGACGCACCCGGGGTCGTCGTAGCTCATGCCGGGGGCGCGGAGTCCCGCGACGGCGAACGACATCACGATGCGGTGGTCGCCGTACGTGGTGATCCCGGTGGCCTTCGGGGTGCCGGGGTGGATCTCGATCCAGTCCGGGCCGGTGTGCACGGTGACGCCCATCCGCCGCAGGTTGAGGGCGCATGCCTCCAGCCGGTCGCACTCCTTGACCCGGGTGTTGCCGACGTCCTCGATGCGTACGGGTGAGGAGGCGTAGGGGGCGATCGCAGCGAGGGTCGGCATGGTGTCGGAGATGTCCCGCATGTTGACGGTGAGTCCCCGCAGGGTTCCGCCGGAGCGCACCGTGGTGCCCTCGGCCGTGGTCGTCACCTCGGCGCCCATGCGGCGCAGCACCTCGGTGAAGCGCAGGTCGCCCTGGAGTGCGCCGGTGCCGAGCCCGGGGACGGTGACCTCCCGGCCGGTGAGGGCCGCGGCGGCGAAGAAGTAGCTCGCGGTGGACGCGTCGGGCTCCACGGCGTAGGTGGTGGCGCGGTAACCGCCGGGGGCCACGGTGAAGGTGTCGCCCTCCCGGACCGCCTCGGCCCCGAAGCCGCGCATCATGGCGAGGGTGATCTCGACGTACGGCGCGGAGACCAGCTCCGTGACGTGGATGGTGAGCCCTTCGGCGGTGAGCGGGGCTAGCATCAGCAGCGCGGTGAGGTACTGCGAGGACTGGCCCGCGTCCAGGGTGAGTTCGCCGCCCTTGACCCCGGACGCCCGGACGGTGAGCGGGTGGTGGCCCTCCGCGCCCTCGTGCCGCAGGTCCACACCGAGGGTGCGCAGCGCTTCGGTGAGCGGGGCGAGGGGGCGCCGGCGCATCTGGGCGGAGGCGTCGAAGCGGTAGGTGCCGGTGGCCGCGGCGGCGGCGAGGGTGGGCAGGAAGCGTGCGGTGGTGGCGCCGTCCCGGCAGTAGACGTCGGCCTCGGCGACGGAGGGGCCGAGGGGGCGTCCTTCGATGTGCCAGCGGTCCGGTTCGCGCCTCACCCCGTATCCGAGGCGGGTGAGTCCCTCGGTGAACCCTTCCGTGTCGTCGGAACACAGGGGGCGCAGGAGGGTGGTGGTGCCGTCCGCGGCGGCGGCCAGGAAGAGGGCGCGGGCGGTGACGGACTTGGAGCCTGGGACATGGATGACGGTCACGGGGCGCCATCTTGCCGCGTGCCGGGCACGGCTGCGGGGCGCGTCCAGGCAGT
This DNA window, taken from Streptomyces nitrosporeus, encodes the following:
- the aroA gene encoding 3-phosphoshikimate 1-carboxyvinyltransferase, whose protein sequence is MTVIHVPGSKSVTARALFLAAAADGTTTLLRPLCSDDTEGFTEGLTRLGYGVRREPDRWHIEGRPLGPSVAEADVYCRDGATTARFLPTLAAAAATGTYRFDASAQMRRRPLAPLTEALRTLGVDLRHEGAEGHHPLTVRASGVKGGELTLDAGQSSQYLTALLMLAPLTAEGLTIHVTELVSAPYVEITLAMMRGFGAEAVREGDTFTVAPGGYRATTYAVEPDASTASYFFAAAALTGREVTVPGLGTGALQGDLRFTEVLRRMGAEVTTTAEGTTVRSGGTLRGLTVNMRDISDTMPTLAAIAPYASSPVRIEDVGNTRVKECDRLEACALNLRRMGVTVHTGPDWIEIHPGTPKATGITTYGDHRIVMSFAVAGLRAPGMSYDDPGCVRKTFPAFHEEFARFAAQGAG